The following coding sequences are from one Mustela lutreola isolate mMusLut2 chromosome 5, mMusLut2.pri, whole genome shotgun sequence window:
- the LOC131831235 gene encoding LOW QUALITY PROTEIN: olfactory receptor 2C3 (The sequence of the model RefSeq protein was modified relative to this genomic sequence to represent the inferred CDS: deleted 2 bases in 1 codon), with product MMEINNVSSPEVFVLLGFSTRPSLEPILFILVSGFYVVSILGNGIIILVSCMDVHLHTPMYFFLANLSFLDISFTTSIVPQLLVNLWGPQKTISYGGCVVQFYISHWLRATECVLLAVMSYDRYVAICRPLHYTIIMHPQLCLSLALASWLGGLTTSVVGSTLTMLLQLCGNNHIDHFFCEMPLIMQLACVDTSLNEVEMYVASFIFVVLPLVLILVSYNHIVRAVVKIGLAEGWRKAFNTCSSHVAVVALFYGSIIFMDLQPAKSNSHEQGKFIALFYTVVTPMLNPLIYTLRNKDVKKALRCIVLENCCGFARSRGNI from the exons ATGATGGAAATAAACAATGTAAGTTCTCCAGAAGTTTTTGTACTCCTGGGCTTCTCCACACGACCCTCACTAGAACCTATCCTCTTCATCCTTGTCTCAGGGTTTTATGTGGTGTCTATCTTGGGCAATGGCATCATCATTCTGGTTTCCTGCATGGATGTGCACCTCCATACCCCTATGTACTTCTTTCTTGCCAACCTTTCCTTCCTGGACATTAGCTTTACCACAAGCATTGTCCCACAACTCCTGGTCAACCTCTGGGGACCACAGAAAACCATAAGCTATGGAGGGTGTGTGGTCCAATTCTAT ATCTCCCACTGGCTGAGGGCAACTGAATGCGTCCTCCTGGCAGTCAtgtcctatgaccgctatgtTGCCATCTGTAGGCCACTACATTACACTATCATCATGCATCCACAGCTTTGCCTCAGCTTGGCCCTTGCATCATGGCTTGGGGGTCTGACCACCAGCGTGGTGGGCTCCACACTTACTATGCTCCTGCAGCTCTGTGGGAACAATCACATTGACCACTTCTTCTGTGAGATGCCCCTCATTATGCAACTGGCTTGCGTGGACACCAGCCTCAATGAGGTGGAGATGTATGTggccagctttatttttgttgtcttgcCTCTGGTTCTCATCCTGGTCTCATACAATCACATTGTCAGAGCTGTGGTGAAGATTGGGTTAGCAGAAGGATGGAGAAAGGCCTTCAACACCTGCTCTTCCCATGTGGCGGTTGTGGCTCTGTTCTATGGGAGCATCATATTTATGGATCTCCAGCCAGCCAAGAGTAACTCTCATGAACAGGGCAAGTTCATAGCCCTCTTCTACACTGTTGTCACCCCAATGCTGAACCCCCTGATTTACACGCTACGGAACAAGGATGTGAAGAAGGCTCTCAGGTGCATTGTGTTAGAGAATTGTTGTGGCTTTGCAAGGTCAAGGGGGAATATTTAG